From the genome of Chloroflexota bacterium:
CTGGGATGCGCTGGAGTCGAGCTGGGCTAGAACGCCTGGCCCCAATTCGAGCTGCTATCCTCAGCAAACGTTTCCATGAAGTGTGGACAGCCGTTTACAACTCGCCCCTAAACTGAAATGCACCCCAGCAAAAATATCCGCTTGTTCTTCCAGGGTCTGTCGTAGCCTAGAGGTTTTGCTGCGCTTAGCCACTTGGCAGATAAATGTGCGGATATCTGCCGAGTCAATAGGTGGCAGGTTAAATGGCACCTGGATGATTTTTTCCAGATAGTCACGACCCACAATGGGCGCCGCGCCACCGGGCACGACAACAAAATCCTTATATTTTACACGGATGCCCTCTTCGATAACCTTGCGCTCCAGACCGAGCACAAACACACAGCCAGGTACATCCAGGAACAATTTGATTGCCTCCAACACTTCCACTGCTTTCTCTGGCAGACAGCGGTCAAGGTCATCTACAAAAAGTACCAACCGTTGATCTTGAGCGAGAACATGTGCCTTGACCAAATCCGCGAAGGTTTTCTGGAACCGTTCCAGTGAATCCAGGTGCTGTTGGTGGTGGTGGATGACATCTCTGCGAAATGCTTTCAGGAGACCCGCAACATCCTCACTGAGAGCGCCTTCGCCTATTTTGCCCTGTGCGGCTTCAGCCGCCTTATCGGCTAGGCGAAGCGCCTGGAATACTGTGCCCACACCAGGCAGAACAGCAAAACCGAGCTTGAGCAATCCTCCTCCAACCGCCTTCACTGCCTCTGGAATGTCTACAGTCAGGTTGCCTTTTTCCTCCCAATCCACATCACGGTACAAGCTTTCTTCAAGGCGATCGAGTTCAGCGCATAGCCGCTTCTCGTCCTCAGACTGGCTGCCCTCTGCTTGTGGGGGGCGCAGAGCGGCAAGCACTCGTAGCAAGAGTGTGCGCCACAAGAGCTCTTCCTGGTTGTATTTCCAGGCATCGAACCAGACCAATCGGAACCTATCTTTATTTTCCTTGCAACGACGTCTTTGGTTTGCACGGTATAAGTCGTCCTGCAGCATGAGCATTAAGCTGGTCTTGCCACTGCCCCAGGCACCAAAGACGCCAATGGTAAAGGGTGTTTCAGGTGTGGTGGTGATGATGTCGTAAAGGGCATGGCGAAAGGGAGCAAAACCCAGGCTATCATGTACCGTGGGCACATCCACCAGCCAGCCATAGCCACGTGGTGCAGAGATAGGCACTGAGGATGTGGTCATTTTCTTTGCAGGCATATAGCGCCTCCTTGGAGAACAAAAACACAACCGATAAAGTTCACCTCTATTATATACCTTCTAGCAACCCAGTCAATTAAGTCCAAAAGGATGTTATTAGGGATCTTGCTTCTGTCGCATGGCTTGTCATCCCGGGCGCTTTGCATTAGAATTTGTGGCTTGGAAGCATTCACTACATAAGGAGGCGGCTTATGCTCATTGGGGTGCTGAGCGATTGTCACGATCGTCTGGAGAACCTGCAGAAAGTGCTTACCTCGTTGAATGGGGTAGAAGTGGTTTTCTTCTGCGGGGACTACTGCGCGCCGTTCACGCTGAAGATGCTGGCCGAAGGTTTTCGCGGCCCGGTACACTCCGTTTTTGGCAACAATGACGGGGATGTCTTTCTCTTGCTCAAGATTGCCCAGCAGGTCGGAAACGTCACCTTCCACCAGCCCATCGCTCGCTTGGAACTGGGCGGCAAGCGCATCGCCGTGGCTCACTACCCCGAAATCGGCGAGGCATTGGCTCGTTCAGGCCAGTACGATGCCGTCTTCAGCGGCCACGACCACACCGCCCATGTCCAGATGGTGGGCTCCACGCTGTGGGGCAATCCCGGTGAAGTGATGGGGCGGTTTGGCCAGCCCAGCTTTGGGCTGTATGATACCGAGGCGAATGCGTTCGAGATTCGCGAGATTGGCTAAATGTGGCGTGGGGTACAACCCCCCTTTTCAATTTGACAAATTTGTGAATTTTAGTAAAATTTCAGCGAAATACTACTGGCATTGCAGCGCGAAGGCAAGCACTGTTTGCTGAGAGCGAAAGAGCATGCTGCTAAGAGAGCAAGTCTACAGCAAAATCAAGGAAGATATCCTCGGCGGAGTGTATCGCATGGGGAACAAGTTGCCGGTGGATGAGTTGGCCAAGAGATACAAGGTCAGCAAAACACCGATAAGAGAAGCCCTCACTCTCCTCCAACACGAGGGCTTGGTAGAAGCCGTTCCCCGCGCAGGCTATTTTGTGTCCTACATGACCCTCAAGGACCTACAGAACCTCTTTGGATTACGCCTCATACTGGAAGCTGCGGCCGCTGAGCTGGCTGCGCAGAATATCACCCCAGAACAATTGGATGCCCTGGAGCACATACTCTGTACATACGTCCCAGGCGACATGGATAGCTGTTACCAATATCTGAAGGATAACCGCGAGTTCCACTATAGAGTAGCCTTGGCAAGCGGGAATGAGAAACTGGCTGAAGCCGTGGCGAATGTGTTGGACCAGATGCAGGGCATTCTGCTCTTGGAAGCACGTTTATTTGACCGAGCAGTTCAGTTCGACCGCGAACACAAGCAATTGGTGCAGGCTTTGAGACAGCGGGATTCCGAATTGGCCAAGAAACTTATGACGGAAGCGATTGAGAACACCCGCAGGGCTATGCTGAACGCAGCCATTGGAGAGAGAAGGTACCATAGTAACACAGCCCATTTGACCATCGCAGCAGGAGCATAGGCCACCATGAGAGCACAGATGGAGCGGATACAATCAGTTGAGTTCGTTGAGGATTTGTTGGCGCGTTTCCCCAATTCTTTGTTGACGTTAGACTCTCACACGGCCGGAGAGCCTACCCGTTTGGTCTTGAACTTCCCCCCTGTCCCTGGCCAAACGATCAATGACAAACGGCTTTATATCATGCGCGAGATGGATTATGCGCGCCTTCTGCTGACGCAGGAGCCACGTGGTCATCGGGACATGATTGCCGCCATCGTAACCGACCCGGTAACCCCAGGAGCATCTTTGGGATTGATTTACATGGATGCTCGCCGTTACCCTTACCTCTGCGGGCATGGCACCATAGGTGCAGTGACCGCTCTGGTGGAAAGCGGCTTGGTACCAGCGAGTGAGCCTGAGGCAACCATTACAGTGGATACCCCTGCCGGCCCAATGGAAGTGACAGCGCAAATTCAGGGTCACAAAGTCACTTCAGTCACGATCCAGGCTGTTCCCTGCTTTGCTTATCTATTGGACCAGCCGCTCGATGTGCCGGGGGTAGGCCATATTCGGGTGGACATCTCCTATGCTGGCGGCTTCTTTGCTATGGTCTCCAAAGAGCAGGTGGGACTGGAGCTAAAGCCAGAGAACGTCGGGCTCCTTGCATCGATGGGCATGGCCATTATTGAAGCAGCCAACCAGCAACTAACTGTCCAACATCCTGTGCTGAAGCACGTGACTACGGTAGATGTAGCAGAATTCTATGACCCAACCGGACACGCACAACGGCGAGGACTGAACATGGTCGTTTACGGCGAATGTCATGTGGACCGTTCTCCCTGCGGAACAGGCACCTGCGCCAAGATGGCCTTGCTCCATCGCCGTGGGGAGCTGGGCATTGGAGAGAGATTCATCAATGCTGGCGTTTTGGGCACGACTTTCGAAGGCAAGCTGTTAGCGGAGACCCAGGTGGGCGGTATCCCTGCCGTTGTTCCGCAGATAAAGGGAAGTGCACACCTTACCGGTTTGCATCGTTTCTTTGTCGATCCCAGTGATCCTTTCCCAACAGGCTTCCTTCTGTAGGATCGCTGTTGGGCAACCATCTGCTGAAGAACAGCCTGAGGAGGTGATGTAGAAGATCGAACTGCTGCGCATGCACCTTTCTAACACCTTTCATCAACAAACTACAAAGGAGGTCAGAAGATGAGTAAGAAAATTTTGATTGCGATGTGGGTGTTGGCTTTGCTCGTTAGCCTATCTGCTTGCAAGCAACAGGCCAAGGAAGAGACCATCAAGATTGGGTTCTTCGGGGCTTTGTCTGGAGACCAGGCCGTGTGGGGGCAGGCAGATCGTGACGGCGTGATACTGACCATAGAGCAGATCAACGCTGCCGGCGGCATCCTAGGCAAGAAAGTCGAACTGGTCGTCTACGATGACAAGGGTGACCAGCTCGAGGCCGTGAACGCGGTCAAGAGGCTGATCAACGAAGACAAAGTGGTAGCCATTATCGGCTGCAACAGCAGCGGGCGCAACATTGCGGTTGCTCCAGTTGCTGAGGAAGGCAAAGTGCCTGTTATCAGCACCTTTGCCACCAACCCACGAGTCACGGTGCCAGAGCCGGGCAAAGTGATGAAGTACACCTTCCGCGTGTGCTTCATTGACTCCTATTCCGGCTACGTGAAGGCAAAATTCGCCTGGGACGATCTGGGGGCACGCAGGGCAGCTGTGCTCTATGAGATCAGCTCTGATTACTCGGTAGGTGTCCGCGACTTCTTCAAGCAGTCGTGGGCTGAGCTGGGTGGTGAATTAGTTGCTGATGAGGCTTTCAAAAGCGGCGACGTAGATTTCCGCGCACAGCTCACCAAGATCAAGGAAGCTAACCCCGATGTGATCATCATGCCGTTCCTGTACAAAGAGGTAGCCCTCTCCACTAGACAGGCCAGGGATCTAGGCATTACCGCGACGTTCCTGGGCGGCGATGGTTGGCCATCCTCAGCACTGTTGGAGATGGCAGCGGATGCCGTCGAAGGCTCCTATTTCGTCAACCATGGTGATATCGATGCCCCGAATGTGCAGGAGTGGCGCGAGCAGTACAAGAAGCGCTTCAATAAGGACATCGAGATCAACTCGATCATGGGGCATGATGCCATGATCATGCTCAAAGCAGCTATCGAGAAGGCCGGCAAAGCGGAACCTCAGGCGATTCGCGATGCGCTGGAGAACCTAAAGGGTGTAGAAGTGTTCACCGGTGTCATCAACATTGACCCAGAGACGCATAACCCTGTGGGCAAGGCCGCCGCTATCATTGCCATCAAGAATGGCAAGTTCCAGTTCTACAAGCAGTTCGAACCAATGAAATAAGGCGATCTCGTGTGTAAAGTGGGGGAGGTGGGACCCCCTCCCCCACTTTTCCTACTTGCGGAAATTGAATCTCTGAGGAGGCCCGTCGGCCATGATTTGGCAACAAATTGTCAATGGCATCTCAGTCGGAGCTGTATACGCCTTGATTGCTGTGGGCTACTCTCTGGTCTACAGCGTCCTGAATTTTTCTAATTTTGCACATGGCGATGTGCTCATGCTGGGTTCTTATCTCGGTTTCTTTGCTCTCACCAAGTTGGGAGTGCCCTTTGGACTGGCTATCGCCATTGCAATGCTAGGTGCGGGTATTATCGCTATGGTAATAGAGAAGATTGCGTACCGCCCATTGCGGCTCAGAAGAGCACCCTTGCTCTATCTGATGATTTCTGCCATGGGCATGTCCATCTTCTTGCAGAACTTTACCATTGTCACGATTGGCCCAAACTTCCGTACATACCCAGATGTTCTACCAACCAAGCCCTTTGCGGTAGGGACACTGAGCATTGGCCGTCTAGATCTGATGATTTTCATCATCACGGTCATTGTGCTGCTGCTGCTGACATGGCTGGTCTACAGGACGAAAATCGGGATTGCCATCCAGGCTGCGGCCTATAACATGAGGGTGGCTAGTCTCATGGGGATCAACCCTGATTTGATCGCCACCATGGTATTCCTTTTGGCTGGAGCTACAGCAGGAGTAGGGGGAGTGCTGTTCGGAATGAAGTACACCGTTTACCCATGGATGGGAGTGCTGACCATTAAAGCCTTTATCGCTGCGGTGGTTGGTGGATTGGGTAGCTTGCCTGGAGCAGTAGTAGGGGCCTTCGTCCTGGGGATTACCGAGACCTTTGCTGCCGCCTACATCTCCTCAGCATTCCGTGACCTCTTCTCCTATCTGCTCATGACTATCATCATTATTGCCCGGCCTGCGGGACTGATGGGCACTGTCGCACAGGAAAAAGCCTAACGTGATAGGGGGAAAGCGGTGAGTGGATATTTTGCTGGCATTGCTATCTTGACTTGCGTGAACCTGCTTGCTGTTCTTGGGCTTTCGCTGCTGACCGGCTTTACTGGCTCGTTCTGCTTCGGTCAGGCGGGATTCATGGCCGTGGGTGCTTATGTGTCTACGTTGATGACCATGAGACTCCACGCCCCATTTCCTTTGGCCTTGCTGGGTGGTTGCCTAGCCTCGCTGTTGGTCAGTATCCCGCTGGGTTACCCTACCCTT
Proteins encoded in this window:
- a CDS encoding metallophosphoesterase, coding for MLIGVLSDCHDRLENLQKVLTSLNGVEVVFFCGDYCAPFTLKMLAEGFRGPVHSVFGNNDGDVFLLLKIAQQVGNVTFHQPIARLELGGKRIAVAHYPEIGEALARSGQYDAVFSGHDHTAHVQMVGSTLWGNPGEVMGRFGQPSFGLYDTEANAFEIREIG
- a CDS encoding GntR family transcriptional regulator, with amino-acid sequence MLLREQVYSKIKEDILGGVYRMGNKLPVDELAKRYKVSKTPIREALTLLQHEGLVEAVPRAGYFVSYMTLKDLQNLFGLRLILEAAAAELAAQNITPEQLDALEHILCTYVPGDMDSCYQYLKDNREFHYRVALASGNEKLAEAVANVLDQMQGILLLEARLFDRAVQFDREHKQLVQALRQRDSELAKKLMTEAIENTRRAMLNAAIGERRYHSNTAHLTIAAGA
- a CDS encoding proline racemase family protein translates to MERIQSVEFVEDLLARFPNSLLTLDSHTAGEPTRLVLNFPPVPGQTINDKRLYIMREMDYARLLLTQEPRGHRDMIAAIVTDPVTPGASLGLIYMDARRYPYLCGHGTIGAVTALVESGLVPASEPEATITVDTPAGPMEVTAQIQGHKVTSVTIQAVPCFAYLLDQPLDVPGVGHIRVDISYAGGFFAMVSKEQVGLELKPENVGLLASMGMAIIEAANQQLTVQHPVLKHVTTVDVAEFYDPTGHAQRRGLNMVVYGECHVDRSPCGTGTCAKMALLHRRGELGIGERFINAGVLGTTFEGKLLAETQVGGIPAVVPQIKGSAHLTGLHRFFVDPSDPFPTGFLL
- a CDS encoding ABC transporter substrate-binding protein, coding for MSKKILIAMWVLALLVSLSACKQQAKEETIKIGFFGALSGDQAVWGQADRDGVILTIEQINAAGGILGKKVELVVYDDKGDQLEAVNAVKRLINEDKVVAIIGCNSSGRNIAVAPVAEEGKVPVISTFATNPRVTVPEPGKVMKYTFRVCFIDSYSGYVKAKFAWDDLGARRAAVLYEISSDYSVGVRDFFKQSWAELGGELVADEAFKSGDVDFRAQLTKIKEANPDVIIMPFLYKEVALSTRQARDLGITATFLGGDGWPSSALLEMAADAVEGSYFVNHGDIDAPNVQEWREQYKKRFNKDIEINSIMGHDAMIMLKAAIEKAGKAEPQAIRDALENLKGVEVFTGVINIDPETHNPVGKAAAIIAIKNGKFQFYKQFEPMK
- a CDS encoding branched-chain amino acid ABC transporter permease, with product MIWQQIVNGISVGAVYALIAVGYSLVYSVLNFSNFAHGDVLMLGSYLGFFALTKLGVPFGLAIAIAMLGAGIIAMVIEKIAYRPLRLRRAPLLYLMISAMGMSIFLQNFTIVTIGPNFRTYPDVLPTKPFAVGTLSIGRLDLMIFIITVIVLLLLTWLVYRTKIGIAIQAAAYNMRVASLMGINPDLIATMVFLLAGATAGVGGVLFGMKYTVYPWMGVLTIKAFIAAVVGGLGSLPGAVVGAFVLGITETFAAAYISSAFRDLFSYLLMTIIIIARPAGLMGTVAQEKA